Genomic DNA from Hordeum vulgare subsp. vulgare chromosome 2H, MorexV3_pseudomolecules_assembly, whole genome shotgun sequence:
TGCACCCTTGCATGCAACGTGTTGTCTAGCAGCGAGACCTTCCAAGGACTAGTCCCTCTGAGGTGATAGATAGACAAACGAAACTAAGAGGAGATCCGAGGCTTCACTGGAAGTTTGTTGTAGCAGACTTGGTCATATTACTGAGATAAACAGGTGGATGATaagagccaaatatgatgtctgaGAGGTTAAGGGTAGGAAGGATTACAATCCTGGGAAGCTTGAGAATAAAAAGACCAAGATTTAATAGGGTTGCTTTGCAAGTGgccaatctggtccagaatagaaatcttgatgtggcactcacctaACATCTGAGATGGAGCTGAAATTTGTAGGAGATGAGgtatttaggcatatgaagataTTGTATAAGTTTCATACCATCTGGATAAACCAAAATGGTATTTCCTTCACACAACATCCCACTGGATAGAATATTAGGAAAATTACTGAGGGGAAATGGTTAGATtgaatgagctcaaatttggtggagagatgttttataggtaggagaatgtcctggtaaaatttcaaaATTTTTGGAGCAACATAAGgtacagttgcttcacaatccaaaataatgaccagatACAATGATTTGATGTTGTGCTCACATAGTTGAAGGGGTGATGCTCTAATTTTGTGGGAAGTGTTAATTTGAGTATGTGAAGGGTCTTGCAAAATGTCAACTCATTTGAATACacttagctagcacttgcttcacagagTTTCTTGTGGGTCAGAAACTTTGAAAATTTGCCAAGAATTATTTACTAGCCAAATgaggttgaattttggcatgaggcaatgatatggataggaaagagttccAAAAAGTTTGAGTTCAAGCAAGCACATATAAAGGATACTTTCTTCACAACTTGACAACTAGGACAGAATTAGAAAAGGAATATTGGTGACATATTTTTGAAAATGACAAGgaaggattttgtcatatctAAGGAAGATATGAACCAAGAAATTTATAaaaaattatttgggaatttttggaatgatataaATGTGGGTTGCGTCACAACCTAGAGCAACCTGGTTATTCCCttaatagaaaaaggaatattcctagggaaaagattattgggattggctcaagatggaaatgacaaggtctTGGGATGATTTGGAGGTTGTCAAGTCACTAGGGAAGAGAAATCAAAGAtgatccctttaggtttcaaaactacCAATCCACAGAAAAGCAAATCGagaccaaaatcaaaagaaaaaagaaattggcaaaatccagggtgttacagttCGGTCATGCCGTTTCATATATGAGCGGAACGAAATTGCGTTCTAAGTTATGTATAGACCCAGCCTACGCAACTTTAGGTTGGCCCATTGTTGTTGATTTTTTTCAATTGTTGGTTTATTGCTAGGTTTTTTCTTGTTTGTGTTACTTTTCTActgtttttttttacttttactttttattttgcttgttttCTTTCAATTTAGTTTATTTTCCTATATTTTCATTTGGTTTTCTGTTCGTTTTACATTTTATATTATACATCATTTTTTCTTTTACCCTATTTTTCAGAAAGTGCCAACCTTTTTTGTATCCATGAACTATTTTTTGTAATTccatagtatttttcaaaaaatatgaaTATTTTCTTAATAATAATATAAACGTGGTATCTGTTCTTTTTAGAGGCAGGATCGCTTGATTTTTTGACCTTTTCACAGTGAAGGACACTAGATTTTTCTCAATTGAGCAAGAAGGTTGAGCGCTACTTGGTCCTAGACCATTGGCGTGTTATAGCTCTACTCCTTCATTCATTGTAAGTGAAGAATAGAAGCAACTCCTTTATActctcaaaagaaaaagaaaatacttGAATTTATGGCCTAAAATCAATTGGGCAATTCTACCTAGACAGGAGTATGGATGGCGAATCCTATTTAACCGGTTTATAGGCAACTTGCTAACCAGCGCCTGCAACGCGTTAGCTGGGCTCGTCCCATTTCTCCTTTCTTCTCGAGTACGATAAAAAAAACTGTGTTGTAGCGATTCGAACCCAACCACTCCACCGTGACGCATTAGCTGCTCAGGTACTGCTTCTTGCTCTTTTTCTTAATTCGTCCtacgtcttttcctttttctaatttttatttttcactttttcttctttgtttttattCGTCTTTTCTTTAATTGCATgaacttttttttcaaaattggtgaactttttttaATTATGATGAACTCTTTTTTGATAAATTGTGATGAACTTTTGTTGGAATGGATGAATTTTCTCAACTTTGACGATTTTTTAATAAAattcaatgattttttttcaaaatatgtgaactttttagaaaaatgatgagcttttaaaaaaatattaactTTTTTTAAAAAATCTCTTATTGTTTTTCTAAAATatgtgaacttttttaaaaatcatgaactttttataaattggatgaattttttttcaaaatcggtGAACGTTTTAAAAAAATATGAACTTTTATGAGATtcgattttttttccaaaaaacgGTGAGCGTTTTtaaaaattcgatgaactttttctaaAGATGATGATTTTATTCAAATTCGATGAACGTTTTCTAAAAAGCAGTGAACCTTTTTTTAATTCGATTCACCTTATAAAAATtggatgaactttttcaaaattcataaacttttttgaaataccgattttttatttttataatttctactttattttcttctttttatttaaaTCAACGGTTGACTAATTAACTGGTCAACCACGCACGACCAAAACAGTCCTCGAGCGAGCGAGCGATCAGGCGGGAGCGAGCAAGCGATCGATCGAAATCACTAATTAGGGAGTGTTAATTTCAAAGATCACTTCCACCTCCCTAGTTTGCAACAAGTGGTGTACTACATGTGTGCCACGTGTCGCGACCTGAGAGTTTTCTCTTTTTTCGTAGACTCGTATTTTTAAAACGTTTTATCTTCTAAACAATGCATCCAAATCTTGAACCGTTTTCACCGTTAGATTTTTCGCGTTGAGATAttgaaaactagatcccatgttgataggttttgatgaaaaaaaatacgaaaaaaactggaccaTAAAACCCGTTCCTCCCGCGATAGGAAAAAAACCAAGGAATTGTGTTCTTTTCCTTTCCGACAGGCATGACCGTGCCCCTTATGAAGACAAAATCGTGTCTCTCGTGAAAACAAAACCATGCCACTCGCGGAAAAAAGCGTTATTTTcgcttttcgagaggcacgggtgtgcctctcgtgaaagcaaaacTATGCCTCTCGCAGAAACAAAATCATTCCTCTcatgaaacaaaaacagaaaatgcGTTATTTTTTCCCTTTCCCAGAGGCtcggtcgtgcctctcgcgaaggaaaaccgtgcctctcgcggaagcaaaattgtgcctttcgcggaagcaaaaccgtgtctctcgcaaaaaaaacacgttttttcgttTCTCttgcaaaaccgtgtctctcgcgaaggcaaaaccgtgtatctcgcaaaaaaaacagaaaacacattttttgcgaaaaaaaatatattttttccgtCAAAAAACTAAGAAAGACAGATGGAAaaacaaaatacaaaaaaatcggaaaaataataatctaaaaagccaaaaacacgcacgaaaaaaaatgaaatttgaAAAACCCGCTCAAAACACGATATGTGGTGACGGCTGAGAAAGCCCCAAGTGACGGCGTGCGTGAGTGCTCGCTACGAATCTCTCAAAGGAGCGCTCGCTAATAAGTGACTCCCGCAAGCGATCAGGCGAGTGCTACATGGGCCGTCCAAAACCAAGCTGCTGCAGGCGCCACTTCTTGATCGGGTGCTGACCAGGGACTCCGAGTGTGGACAGCCCAACCAGACGAACCAAGCTCAAAAGCCAGACATCCGGGTTAGGCTCGGGCTCGGCCGGCCTGAAAATCTGGAAAAGCACGGAATTGTTGGAACTAGTTTTTAGTTTAAAAATAGTAATGCATTTTTTCATCAAGAAATGACTAAATTAAATCAAAACACCATCGTTTAGGTGTTTCGAGCTAGGCCTGTTCGGGCTCAAGATTGTTATGTTTAGTCGGGTTTTGTTACATGCAGCCCAAGTCCTAGCCTAGCCTGGTGGTATTATCGTGTCTTGTTCGCGTGGCTGTAAATGAAACCAAATGGGGACGTGATGTAAAACAAGAATCTAATATGTGCGGATATATACTCATCCTCATTATCTTAATTTGAGTTTTTACATCACAGCCTATGATAACCCACTAATGGGCGGGCGATCACTAATGACCTTTGAGACAGATAGATAAACGGGACCTGCTTGCATTGAAGAGGCAAAGAAAAGTTGGTGGCATGCATTCACGATAGAACTGCCCGCGATGCCTTCTTACTAGTTCTGCGATGATGCCATTTCCAACCATCGGCGGTGGAGGCTGATCTGGAATAGCTGATTATTTCTTCTCTTTTAGTGACTGCGTGATGGAAGAAGGGGTTGGATTTGTCTTGTCTCCATGAACAACCGTACGTGTAACATCTGCTGCTGCGTTCATCTGTTCATGCACCTGATATATATGCCTCAGGTCGATCACTACACCCACTACCAAGACCCGACTTCAATGAAGCGACATATGCCTCACTGCGTCAGTAGTGCCTATAGGCTATAGCAGTTCGATCGAAGTACTAAGATCATTTAATTCGATGGTGCCGCTCAACATGTTAATGCAACTAACGCCGCCGTCAACCAGGTAGGTCGATCGTCGATCTCTCCACTCCGGCGTACGTACGTGCACCGGGGGTTCTCACTCCTCACATGCTATATAAACGAGCTCCCACTGCCAGCACCATGCACACCACTCGCAAGCACAGTAGCCAGCAGCTCAGCAGCTAGCAAGGGAAGATGGGCAGCGCCGGAGCCACCCTCCTCCGCTTCCTGCTGTTGGCGTCGGTCGTCGCCGGGTTCGCGGCGCATCTCGCCGCGGGGGAGAAGGACTGCTACCACGAGAGGGACAGCATCATGGGTATCTGCATCGGGAGCATCAAGAAGAACGCCCACTACGTGCCACCATCGAGGGCCTGCTGCAGCGAGGTGAAGAAGGTTGACATGCCCTGCGTCTGCCGCGTCCTCACCGCCACCGACGAGCGTACCGTCAACCCCGTGAAGCTCGTCCGCTGCGCCCACGACTGCAAAGTCGACCTCGCCATCGGCAGCAAATGCGGAAGTAAGCAACTCGATCAGCATGCTTGCTATGCGTGCGGAGATTTTGCATTATCCATTTCTCTGTTTTGCACGGACTCGATCGTCTAATCCACGTACCACGTAAATTTTTGCAGCTTACACCATCGGGGGGCCGGTGCCACCATCCGCGCACCCGTGAAGAGCTTCGATCATGGGAATCGCGCAAGAGGAAGGCCAGTGAAGGAGATGGACACTGGAGAGGTCATGGCGGAATAATAACCTAAATAAAGAGCGCGCGCGCGTGCATGTATGCTGAGCTAGTGAGCTATCGCCATATATATAATGTAATCTGTCATGCCATGTTACCGTCAGATTCCAATAATAATAGTAAGAATAAAAGCCTTCCATCAATCCATCTAAATACAGTTTCTGATTGTCCTATGGCCAAATTATTATGACGTTCACTACAAATTTCTTTTAACATTACACCGCCTAATAGCATTCACATGTTATTCGGGACGTGGCTAAACGGGTTAATGTACTATAAGCCAAACTAATTCGAGTTGGTACTTGTGCCATTTTGTGGGCGATATGGAACTGCAGAAACGATCTAGTATTTAACAGAATGAATTACattaactttttgcaggtcatcttcagggctaccgccttgatccgcacgtggtccttactcactcctgtggaaaccagggagcctttggttactgggtgtgtccgatgggagatggtagctcaggataTCTTCAACCGATATGGATGGCGGCATGCTAATAGGATTGGACCTTAGTCCAGTTTTCTCTTATACTCGGTTGTTGGGTGGCCTGAGTGCCATGTATTTCTTGTTTTTCTAAATGATCGGATTCTTATGTTCTGATTACAGACTTGTTAGTTAttaataaaaatggatgtatgcaTCTATCGATGCAGAGGCAGGGGCAacgcctccttttcgaaaaaatcTAAATACAGTTAGTATTCTTCATGCGTTACAACGACTCAAGTTGCTACGAATCCAATATCGTTGCTGGCTCCTTTTCCTTTTGCCCCCGGCAGTAGGTGAAGTCTAAAATAAACCCTGAGGTTGTAAAGATCGACACGAACAAATCCTCATTTTCAAATCCCTGAAATTGATACCCTGTATTTACAGATCCCGGTCAGTACCTTGCATGAGTAAAATCTTCTTTGTTGTAACAGGAAAGGCACAATCCCGGCCGGGATTGATTTTTGTAGTCACTTACAACATGGTGAGCACGACCACGGTGTCCATCAATGAAGTGTTGCCGCTGTCGTGtcagaaagacaagaagaatatGATGCATCACAAGGGCTTGTTACAAACTTGATATACATCCGTGTCTGACGTCTTCCGTGCGTGTATCAAGAAAAGATCATCCATGTACGGCATACCCATGTACGTCATAGACTAGTTCAAGAATACATCCAAAGCTAGCCATCGATATCCCTGTACGTGCATGTCTTCGGGCAAAACTTCAGTCCTCAGTCGGTGCTTGTCGACATCGCCGTTAATACAGAAGAAGCTCGGGTGGCTGTGGTTGTCGTCACCCGTGCCGCGCGTGCCCACAGCCTACGCTTGCTGAGCTGCACCGGAAGGCGGCCATGGCGACATGCTCAAGCCAGTGCGGCGTCAGGAACCGGGATAGCGGCGCTGCAGCGAGATGGAGTCCTTGACGTAGCTCGAGACCCAGCCCAGAGCGCCACCGTGTACGCGCGTTGCGAGTCAGCACGGGCCTCCAGTGCCACGCGCCAACCGAAGTGCTCTAACGTGAGTGCGCACACCACGGTGGCTGCGTGCAGCAGGAGTTTCTCGCCTTCTCGGCATGAACGGAGCCGAGGGAGATGTTGAACTTGGTCCGGTGATCCCTGATGGTGGCCTTCGTCCTCTTGATGGCAAATAGATTCTCGTCGTTGGCGTCCCGGCTCCTCAGCTGCCTTGGCTGTCATCCACACGGCTGCCATCGCCATTATGGCCTCCATGCTCACCATATGGCAGCAGGCTCGCCCCGCTGCCTCTACTCCCGCTAATGCGTCGTGCAGGCTGCAGCTCATCAACTCGCGGACACCTTTCAGAAGCATCTACGCTGAtagccattgatgtatctatacgGAAAGGGAACAAGAGAAGAGAGCTGGGAGCGATGAAGAATATGGCTTGACCCGCACAACAGCGAGAAAAGCAAGTTCCCGGTCAGGATTGTGCTTTTTCCGGTGTGCCAAATGTATCTAGGGTCAGGACAAACCGGGATCTAAAAAGTCAGGGTACAaacttgagggatttaaaagtaaaGGTTCATCTGTGTCGGTCTG
This window encodes:
- the LOC123427874 gene encoding uncharacterized protein LOC123427874 translates to MGSAGATLLRFLLLASVVAGFAAHLAAGEKDCYHERDSIMGICIGSIKKNAHYVPPSRACCSEVKKVDMPCVCRVLTATDERTVNPVKLVRCAHDCKVDLAIGSKCGTYTIGGPVPPSAHP